The genomic window CGCCCGGGTGGTGTGCAGGAAATCCATTGTGTCGGTCACGGTCCGGCACTGTAGTGCGGTGGCGCCCGCAGGGGGGCGGCTTCCGGAAGGACGCCCGGCCGGACTGCGGAGCCGCGGCCCTCAGGTGACGCGGACGACGAGCACCGCCACGTCGTCGCGCTGCGGCACGTCGTCCAGGCGGTGGGCGAGCGTCTCCAGGATCATCGGCAACGGACGGTCGCCGACGGCCGAGAGGGTGGCGGCGGTCTGCTGGACGCTCTCGTCGATGTCGTTGTCACGGCGTTCGACCAGCCCGTCGGTGTACAGCAGGAGCACGCTGCCCGGGGGGAGCCGGCGTTCCTGGTCGTGGCGGGCGACACCGTCCGGGGCGCCGAGGAGCATCAGGTCGTGCGCGCCGAGTGTCGAGACGTCACCGTCGGGCGTACGCACCAGGGGTGGCGGGTGACCGGCGTTGGACCAGGTGAGCAGCCACCCGCCACCGTGCGGGTCGAGGCGCGCGTGCACCGCTGTGGCACCGGGGCCCAGGGGCAGTGCCTCGAAGGCGCCGTCCACCGCCTTGAGAGCGGCGGCGGGCGAGTGGGCGGCGCGCGCGAGCGTGGCCTGGCGGAGCATGCTGCGGACCTGGCCCATCACCGCGGCGGCCTGGACGTCGTGGCCGATGACGTCGCCGATGGACAGCATCAGGGACCACTGTCCGGAGGCCGCGGGGTGCTGCAGCCGGTAGGCGTCGTACCAGTCGCCGCCCACCATGTCCTGGTCGGTGGCCGGCAGGTAGAGGGCAGCCATGTCCAGGCCCGGCACGGACGGCAGTTCGGTCAGCATCGCGGCCTGGAGCTGTTCGGCGGTGCTCAGCCGGTTCTCGACGAACAGGGTGCGCTCCACGGCCTGGCTCGCGTATCCGCCGACCGCGGTGAGGACCGCTTCCTCGGTCACCTCCAGGAGGTGGGCGGCCGACCAGCACCACATCAGCACCCCGCGGCCCCGCATCAGCGGTACGCACAGCGCGGAGCTGAGGCCCAGCGAGTCGTATCCGGCGACCGCCTCGGGGCTGAAGCCCGCCACGAGCGCGTCGCGGTCCGGGACGAAGACGGTGCGCTGTTCCCGCATCGCCTTCGTGCTCGGGAAGTCGGCGTCCATGCCGAGCCGGTCGATGGACACCTCGACGGGCCGGACGGCCTCCGGATCGACCACGCGCCACAGGCCCCGGCCGTCCGCGAGCAGCAGGCCGACGTAGGACGGATCGGTGGGGCCGTCGAACATGCTGCGCAGGCGGCGGGCCAGGTCCGTGAGGTCGCGGGAGTGTCCCAGTTCGACCGAGGCG from Streptomyces sp. NBC_01341 includes these protein-coding regions:
- a CDS encoding GAF domain-containing SpoIIE family protein phosphatase, with amino-acid sequence MGELGRTEALRLAGLTAAADPGMDRFARLVTRFLRVPVSLVSLLEPERQVFPGMVGLAEPWASQRGTPLSHSFCQHVVATGRPLILNDTRLDSLTCDSLAIPDLQVIAYAGMPLTDADAQVLGSLCAIDHHPRDWTADELQDLEDLAAACSVELRLRIASERTRRDRDHAHLLLRASVELGHSRDLTDLARRLRSMFDGPTDPSYVGLLLADGRGLWRVVDPEAVRPVEVSIDRLGMDADFPSTKAMREQRTVFVPDRDALVAGFSPEAVAGYDSLGLSSALCVPLMRGRGVLMWCWSAAHLLEVTEEAVLTAVGGYASQAVERTLFVENRLSTAEQLQAAMLTELPSVPGLDMAALYLPATDQDMVGGDWYDAYRLQHPAASGQWSLMLSIGDVIGHDVQAAAVMGQVRSMLRQATLARAAHSPAAALKAVDGAFEALPLGPGATAVHARLDPHGGGWLLTWSNAGHPPPLVRTPDGDVSTLGAHDLMLLGAPDGVARHDQERRLPPGSVLLLYTDGLVERRDNDIDESVQQTAATLSAVGDRPLPMILETLAHRLDDVPQRDDVAVLVVRVT